One window from the genome of Paenibacillus azoreducens encodes:
- a CDS encoding extracellular solute-binding protein, with product MKRKNYWFLFAILLLSLTSLSQGQNLNPSSGSGQERKTMSWNPQPSSPQDTNKQPIRVVTHLGESDYKELLDINHDFVTDTGIQVELRNIPDADAYRQLTAMLEVGEGPDIMLVNSPWIRPLAFNGYILPAESYQSNTSGSDVISPILSMLEWNGYEWGIPLDMDPYVLVWQVQALESMGTSGIPESTKEWKDMLARLESRKDQQKAVAVPAGDAYAFAALFSAAGGTSPADVTADELEPVGRIRPWIKFIDNGAMQEAWTSLKEGELALMTAPFSAVHENKNSTLALRIPERMYAANPFLLRGRSFAVSSQAQHPEKAAEWIAYMTSDSSQRSWYDSTGNLPVLKQIYEADRFQWLKPPIALDLLLKPADGGGADSRLQSKWEDFAKASKLFLTGKSTEQQYREAMNGHPKEKTGN from the coding sequence CGCCATTCTGCTGCTGTCATTAACCAGTTTGTCCCAAGGCCAGAATTTGAACCCGAGCAGCGGAAGCGGTCAAGAGAGGAAAACGATGTCTTGGAATCCGCAGCCCTCCTCGCCGCAAGATACGAATAAGCAGCCCATTCGGGTTGTTACCCATCTGGGTGAATCCGATTACAAGGAACTGCTTGATATAAATCATGATTTTGTTACGGACACGGGCATTCAGGTAGAACTTCGGAACATACCGGATGCCGATGCTTACCGCCAGCTTACGGCAATGCTTGAAGTAGGCGAAGGTCCGGATATTATGCTTGTCAACAGCCCCTGGATTCGGCCGCTGGCATTCAACGGCTATATTTTGCCTGCTGAATCGTATCAAAGCAACACAAGCGGGAGCGATGTCATCAGCCCGATTTTGTCAATGTTGGAATGGAACGGCTATGAGTGGGGAATTCCGCTGGACATGGACCCTTATGTTCTGGTTTGGCAGGTTCAAGCTTTGGAATCCATGGGGACTTCCGGTATTCCGGAATCGACCAAGGAATGGAAGGACATGCTGGCCAGGCTGGAAAGCCGCAAGGACCAGCAGAAGGCGGTCGCGGTGCCTGCTGGTGATGCTTATGCTTTTGCTGCCTTGTTTTCAGCGGCTGGAGGTACCAGCCCAGCGGATGTTACCGCCGATGAGCTGGAACCGGTCGGCCGGATAAGGCCCTGGATCAAATTTATTGATAACGGTGCGATGCAGGAAGCATGGACAAGCTTGAAAGAAGGCGAACTGGCCTTGATGACGGCCCCTTTCAGCGCAGTTCATGAGAATAAAAACAGCACGCTCGCCTTGCGAATCCCTGAACGGATGTATGCCGCCAATCCCTTTTTGCTCCGTGGAAGATCTTTTGCCGTGTCTTCTCAGGCGCAACATCCCGAAAAGGCGGCGGAATGGATCGCCTACATGACTTCCGACAGCTCCCAACGGAGCTGGTACGATTCGACAGGGAATCTGCCGGTACTGAAGCAAATATACGAAGCTGATCGATTCCAATGGTTGAAGCCGCCAATCGCGCTTGACTTGCTGCTGAAACCTGCCGATGGAGGAGGAGCCGATAGCCGGCTGCAATCCAAGTGGGAGGATTTCGCCAAGGCGTCCAAGCTTTTCCTGACCGGTAAAAGCACGGAACAACAATATAGGGAGGCCATGAACGGCCACCCTAAGGAGAAAACCGGGAATTGA
- a CDS encoding RsfA family transcriptional regulator produces the protein MTAVRQDAWSTDDDLILAEVTLRHIREGSTQLAAFEEVGEKIGRTPAACGFRWNSCVRKKYEEAISLAKTQRQKRSYYKKQPANAGLQVAGLGLEAETGYYKMEGTSEESLSIDAVIRFLRQWKGNLQENGRQMKMLEKELREKEEEIANLRRINEQLSKEVSEVQTDYRVVNDDYKALIQIMDRARRLAFLTEEEEELKTRFKMDANGNLERIE, from the coding sequence ATGACAGCAGTAAGACAAGATGCATGGAGCACCGATGATGATTTGATTTTGGCGGAGGTAACCTTGAGGCATATCCGCGAGGGCAGCACGCAGCTGGCCGCATTTGAGGAGGTTGGCGAAAAGATCGGCAGAACACCTGCAGCCTGCGGATTTCGTTGGAACAGCTGTGTCCGCAAAAAGTATGAGGAAGCCATCAGTCTGGCCAAAACGCAGCGGCAAAAAAGAAGCTACTACAAAAAGCAGCCTGCGAATGCCGGATTGCAGGTGGCCGGACTGGGATTGGAAGCTGAAACTGGATACTACAAGATGGAGGGAACAAGCGAAGAGTCGCTGTCCATTGATGCGGTCATCCGCTTTTTGCGACAGTGGAAGGGAAATTTGCAAGAAAATGGCCGCCAAATGAAAATGCTCGAAAAGGAACTGCGCGAGAAGGAAGAGGAAATCGCCAATTTAAGAAGGATAAACGAACAGTTAAGCAAGGAAGTCAGCGAGGTTCAAACGGACTATCGCGTTGTCAATGATGATTATAAAGCGTTGATCCAGATTATGGACCGTGCACGTCGCCTGGCCTTTTTAACGGAAGAAGAGGAAGAACTCAAGACACGTTTTAAAATGGATGCGAACGGAAATCTTGAACGCATCGAGTAG
- a CDS encoding coiled-coil domain-containing protein, whose amino-acid sequence MKDIIRRMRLAVLAVPILLLSLLHPGQALLADPGMSADPDQRQLLQKSLSIVEIDHEIERITNRQEQTQIEIDKLQAEMKAKEEQIETRRERAGVIIRSYYMGERDNLFTILFSAKSLSNLIELYGFYDMIMDQDKTVLDAYQSEYQTIKDTKRKLERSNNQLAIIKDNLIKQRERVLALQKELDSGIAGSSDPEAMKKLIKEFTAYWDNVGIYEVKRYFSALSSAMDDLPEFVQSKKGAIRTNGTTYNIEVNENDLNEFLRNKNEIFKNFAFHFKDGKIIAEGKSGSLSLQVEGHYSIENEPQNSILFHVDKLVFNGLELPDTTCSQLENEFDLGFYPQQIVSFVKATDVTSTDQVLHVTLKLSM is encoded by the coding sequence GTGAAGGACATCATAAGACGTATGCGCCTGGCGGTTTTGGCTGTGCCGATCTTGCTTCTCTCCCTGCTGCACCCGGGTCAAGCGCTTTTGGCTGATCCGGGAATGTCTGCGGATCCAGACCAACGGCAGCTGCTGCAAAAAAGCCTGTCCATCGTGGAAATTGATCATGAGATCGAGCGGATTACGAACCGGCAGGAGCAGACGCAAATCGAAATTGACAAGCTTCAAGCCGAGATGAAAGCGAAAGAAGAACAAATCGAAACTCGCCGCGAACGCGCTGGGGTCATCATCCGATCCTATTATATGGGCGAAAGGGACAATCTATTTACGATCCTGTTTTCCGCCAAAAGTTTAAGCAATCTCATCGAATTATACGGCTTTTATGACATGATTATGGATCAGGACAAGACTGTGCTGGATGCATACCAATCGGAATATCAGACCATCAAGGATACAAAGCGCAAGCTGGAGCGGTCCAATAACCAGCTCGCCATCATCAAGGATAATCTCATCAAGCAGCGGGAACGCGTGTTGGCTCTGCAGAAGGAACTGGACAGCGGCATAGCCGGAAGCAGCGATCCGGAAGCAATGAAGAAACTGATCAAGGAATTTACGGCATATTGGGACAACGTAGGAATTTATGAGGTTAAACGTTATTTTTCAGCGCTCTCGTCGGCCATGGATGATCTTCCGGAGTTTGTCCAAAGCAAAAAAGGCGCCATTCGGACGAACGGCACCACATACAACATCGAAGTGAATGAAAATGATCTGAATGAATTTCTCAGAAACAAAAATGAAATATTTAAAAATTTTGCATTCCATTTCAAAGACGGCAAAATCATCGCCGAGGGCAAAAGCGGCAGCCTGAGCCTTCAGGTCGAAGGACATTACAGCATCGAAAACGAGCCCCAAAATTCGATTTTATTCCACGTCGACAAACTTGTGTTTAACGGACTGGAACTGCCGGATACAACCTGCAGCCAGCTTGAAAACGAATTTGATCTCGGCTTCTATCCGCAGCAAATCGTTTCGTTCGTCAAAGCCACGGATGTGACCAGCACCGATCAAGTGCTGCATGTCACTTTGAAGCTCTCTATGTAA
- a CDS encoding DUF2626 family protein, with protein MARMFRVLGFFTLAIGLMAFAGNMVEMALLFFAQTAFFMILGYLKFTEKTYILLFWGYMIVTFTGFSYWTVFEMGLPL; from the coding sequence GTGGCACGAATGTTTCGAGTTCTTGGCTTCTTTACGCTTGCGATCGGACTGATGGCTTTTGCTGGGAACATGGTCGAAATGGCTCTGCTGTTCTTCGCGCAGACCGCTTTTTTCATGATTTTGGGTTATCTGAAATTCACTGAAAAAACCTACATTCTTCTCTTCTGGGGCTATATGATCGTTACCTTTACCGGTTTCAGCTATTGGACAGTCTTTGAAATGGGTCTACCGCTGTAG
- a CDS encoding IS3 family transposase (programmed frameshift) produces the protein MSKKIFTDKEIKLLSNNPYVKSVSSKAITYTDAFKQLFISESNQGKLPREIFEECGFDVTVIGVQRVKSSGNRWRASYQENGILGLQDTRSQASGRPLKRELTLEEKYARLEAQNNLLKAENELLKKIRFCRKGAEREIRLSPSQKYILIHTIIEKYQLHRMVNYLCKVSGVSRSGYYRYWSSEATQKRSQKEQRDEQLREVILKAFHFKRRKKGARSIKMTLEGQFKVIYNLKRIRRIMKKYDIVCPFRKANPYKRMMKATQEHRVVPNLLNREFKQNIPGKVLLTDITYLFYGSGKKAYLSTIKDSSTNEILAYHVSDRITMDLATDTLLKLKKNRRFKRADGAFIHSDQGSHYTHPDFQKMVKKMKLKQSMSRRGNCWDNAPQESFFGHFKDQASIKPCLTLHELKQEIKDYITYYNHYRYQWNLKKMTPVQYRDHLLQSA, from the exons ATGAGCAAGAAAATATTCACAGATAAAGAAATCAAGCTGTTATCTAACAATCCTTATGTGAAGTCCGTATCTTCAAAGGCAATTACGTATACGGATGCGTTTAAGCAATTGTTCATCTCAGAGAGCAACCAAGGCAAGCTGCCAAGAGAAATATTTGAAGAATGTGGTTTTGACGTAACCGTCATCGGGGTCCAAAGAGTCAAATCCTCAGGGAATAGATGGCGTGCGAGCTACCAGGAGAACGGAATCTTAGGTTTGCAGGATACAAGAAGCCAAGCATCAGGAAGACCTCTTAAACGGGAACTGACGCTGGAAGAGAAGTATGCCAGGTTGGAAGCTCAGAACAACTTGTTAAAAGCGGAGAACGAGTTGTTAAAAAAGATTCGTT TTTGCAGAAAGGGGGCAGAGCGAGAAATAAGGCTGTCACCTAGCCAGAAATATATCCTTATTCATACGATCATCGAGAAATATCAGCTCCACCGTATGGTCAATTATTTATGTAAGGTGTCAGGTGTCTCCAGAAGTGGATATTACAGGTACTGGTCTTCTGAAGCAACGCAAAAGAGAAGCCAGAAGGAACAGCGAGATGAGCAGCTAAGAGAAGTAATCTTAAAAGCATTTCATTTCAAAAGACGAAAGAAAGGGGCCCGTTCCATCAAGATGACATTGGAGGGGCAGTTTAAGGTAATCTACAATTTGAAACGGATTAGGAGGATTATGAAGAAATACGACATTGTATGTCCCTTCAGAAAGGCCAATCCCTATAAACGGATGATGAAGGCTACCCAGGAGCACAGGGTCGTTCCTAATCTGCTGAACCGGGAGTTTAAGCAGAACATCCCAGGTAAGGTATTGCTGACTGATATCACCTATTTATTTTACGGATCAGGTAAAAAAGCTTACTTATCAACAATCAAAGACAGCTCAACCAATGAAATCTTGGCATATCATGTGTCAGATCGGATCACCATGGATCTTGCGACAGATACTCTCCTGAAACTTAAGAAAAATCGAAGGTTTAAGAGAGCCGATGGTGCCTTCATTCATTCTGATCAGGGATCTCATTATACACATCCGGATTTTCAAAAAATGGTTAAGAAAATGAAATTGAAACAATCCATGTCTAGGCGAGGAAACTGCTGGGATAACGCCCCTCAGGAATCCTTTTTTGGCCATTTTAAAGATCAGGCTTCCATTAAACCTTGTTTGACTTTGCACGAGTTAAAACAGGAGATTAAGGACTACATAACCTATTACAACCACTACAGGTATCAATGGAATTTAAAAAAGATGACCCCTGTTCAATACAGAGATCATCTTCTTCAATCTGCCTAG
- a CDS encoding ketopantoate reductase family protein, translating to MKKLNEWIRNDKHKQVTDKMIIDVIGGGSLGLLYGGKLAASGADVRIWCRSAKQAGEIKSKGIFIRNTFGAMEAQAKPGTFKVGILDEFAEAWRQNPGQWIFLMTKQKDVENACLMSVGRLAMDKLMPGNIPGMVCFQNGYGHMERLEKMLPGWPLYAAVTTEGAKRVAQNEVAHAGAGTTWFGIGRPSGGTEGPHPEKLEKMLQLAGFSAVLSNDIDSRIYRKLLINSVINPLTALWNIRNGELLASEQRMRVMRTLLNEALAVYDACGIPWEEDIWDQILEVCHSTAGNISSMLNDVQSGIPTEVDWINGSIVDLAEKSGIRAAAHELITGLIKGLTIREE from the coding sequence ATGAAGAAGCTTAACGAATGGATTCGAAATGATAAACATAAGCAGGTGACGGACAAAATGATCATAGATGTGATTGGAGGCGGCTCGCTGGGGCTGCTGTACGGGGGCAAACTTGCCGCGTCCGGGGCGGATGTGAGAATCTGGTGCCGGTCGGCAAAACAGGCAGGCGAGATCAAATCCAAAGGGATATTCATACGCAATACTTTCGGCGCGATGGAGGCGCAGGCGAAGCCCGGAACTTTCAAAGTTGGCATTCTTGATGAATTTGCGGAAGCATGGAGACAAAATCCGGGACAATGGATTTTCCTGATGACCAAGCAAAAAGACGTCGAGAACGCCTGTCTTATGTCGGTCGGCCGACTTGCCATGGACAAGCTGATGCCAGGCAACATTCCGGGTATGGTCTGTTTTCAAAACGGGTACGGACATATGGAACGGCTGGAAAAAATGCTGCCAGGCTGGCCGCTGTATGCGGCAGTAACGACGGAAGGGGCGAAGAGGGTCGCCCAGAATGAAGTGGCGCATGCGGGTGCGGGCACGACATGGTTCGGAATCGGCCGGCCATCGGGGGGGACAGAGGGCCCGCATCCCGAAAAGTTGGAGAAAATGCTGCAATTAGCAGGATTTTCGGCGGTTTTATCGAATGACATCGATAGCAGAATTTACCGGAAGCTGCTGATCAATTCGGTCATTAATCCGCTGACTGCGCTGTGGAATATCCGAAATGGGGAACTGCTTGCGTCCGAGCAGCGGATGCGTGTGATGAGAACACTGCTTAACGAGGCGCTGGCGGTGTATGATGCTTGCGGCATCCCTTGGGAAGAAGATATTTGGGATCAGATCTTGGAGGTTTGTCATTCGACGGCGGGTAATATCTCTTCAATGTTGAACGACGTGCAGTCTGGAATTCCTACCGAGGTGGACTGGATCAACGGCAGTATTGTCGATCTGGCGGAAAAATCCGGGATCCGTGCAGCTGCCCATGAACTCATAACCGGGTTGATCAAAGGACTGACGATACGAGAGGAGTAG